The Mesorhizobium sp. AR10 genome includes the window GGAGACCGCAGGCGTGACGCTGATCGTCGCCAGCAAACAGACTAGCAACAAGGAAGAATCTTCACTGCAGGCCTGAGACAACTCACGCCGCAGCGGCGATGGAATGCAACGCTCAAGGGAGGATATTCGATGAGCTTTCTGAAAAAACTGATGGTTACGGCGGCGTTTTCGGCCGCCATGTTCGTGAATGCCGCCTATGCCGAGAACGTCAAGATCGCACTGGTGGTCAAGTCGCTCGGCAATGGCTTCTTCGACGCCGCCAACAAGGGCGCCGAAGAGGCGGCCAAGGAACTCGGCGATGTCGACATCATCTACACCGGCCCGACCAAGGCCACCGCCGAAGCGCAGATCGAGGTGGTCAATTCGCTGATCGCCCAGAAGGTCAACGCCATCGCCATTTCGGCCAATGACGCCGACGCGCTGGTTCCCGCGCTGAAGAAGGCCATGGAACGCGGCATCACTGTCATCTCGTGGGATTCGGGCGTCGCCCCGGAAGGCCGCCAGCTCCACCTCAACCCGTCCGACACCGGCCTGATCGGCGAGACCATCATCAAGCTTGCCGCAGACTACCTGCCGGAAGGCGGCGAAGTCGCCATCCTGTCGGCTTCGTCCACCGCGACCAACCAGAACGCCTGGATCGATGCGGCGAAGAAAATCCTGCCGGAGAAATTCCCCAAGATCAAACTCGTCGCCACTGTCTATGGCGATGACGACTCGGCCAAGAGCACGGACGAAGCCAAGGGCCTCTTGAAGTCCTATCCGAACCTCAAGGCGATTATCGCACCGACCACCGTCGGCGTCGTTGCCGCTGCCCAGGTGGTGACCGACGAAGGCCTGATCGGCAAGGTCAATGTCACCGGCCTGGCGCTGCCGTCCGAGTTCAAGAAGTTCATCGACAACGGTTCCAGCCAAGCGGTCGCGCTGTGGAACCCGATCGACCTCGGCTACTCGGCCGTCTATCTCGCCCATGACCTGGCGGTGAAGAAGGAAGAAGCCAAGCCGGGCGCAACGCTGTCGATCGGCCGCGTCGGCAAGGTCACGCTCGACGACACCAACTCGGCTGCGATGGCTCCGCCCTTCCAGTTCGACAAGAGCAACATCGAAAAGTTCTCCAAGATCTATTGATCCTGGCGCATTCGGCCTGGCGCGGCGGGACCAAAATCCCGCCGCGGCTTTAAACGGACCTTATTTCAGGGCTTGATACGGATATGGACACGACAGCCCAGCACGACTTGGCAAAGGAACGGCCTTTGCCTTCCGGCCCGCGGTTGACGCTGGCCGGCATCTCGAAGAGCTTTCCCGGCGTGCGCGCGCTGCACGATGTCAGCCTGTCGCTTTACCCCGGACAGGTCACCGCGCTGATCGGCGAGAACGGCGCCGGCAAGTCGACGCTGGTTAAGATCATGACCGGCATCTACCAGCCGGATGCGGGCACCATCAGCATCGACGGCCAGACCGTCACCTTGCCCAGCGCCCACGCCGCTTTCGGGCATGGCATCACTGCCATCCATCAGGAAACCGTGCTGTTCGACGACTTGACGGTTGCCGAAAACATCTTTCTCGGCCACGCGCCGCGCACGCGCTTGCGCACCATCGACTGGCGCACGATGCGCAAGAACGCCATGGAAGTGCTCGGCACAATGGGCGCCAGCCATATCGACGCCGACGCGCGGCTGAAGGATCTCGGCATCGCCAACAAGCACCTGGTTGCCGTCGCCCGCGCCATGTCGATCGACGCGCAGATCGTCATCATGGACGAGCCGACCGCGGCACTTTCGCTGAAGGAGATCGAAGAGCTTTTCTTGCTGATCGAATTCCTCAAGAGCGAAGGCAAGGCGATCCTGTTCATCAGCCATAAGTTCGACGAGATCTACCGCATTGCCGATCGCTATACGGTGTTCCGCGACGGTGAGATGATCGGCGAAGGCCTGATCAAGGACGCCGGCCAGAGCCAGATCGTGCGCATGATGGTCGGCCGCTCCGTCGACCACATCTTTCCGCAGCGAAAGGCCGAAATCGGCGCGCCGGTGCTCGCTGTCTCCGGCCTGTCGCATCCGACCGAATTCGACGACATCGGCTTCGAATTGCACCGACGCGAAATCCTCGGCTTCTACGGCCTTGTCGGCGCCGGGCGCAGCGAGGTGATGCAGGCGATTGCCGGCATCACTCGCACCAGAAGCGGCACGATCACGCTGGAAGGCAAGGCCATCACGCCGAAATCGGCGGCGGACTCGATTGACGCCGGCATCGTCTACGTGCCGGAAGAGCGCGGCAAGCAAGGTGTGGTGATCGGTCTGCCGATCTTCCAGAATGTCTCGCTGCCGTCGCTCAAGCGCACGTCCAAGTCCGGCATGTTGCGGCTGGCGGAGGAGTTTGCGCTGGCCCGCTCCTACACCGAGCGGCTCGACCTGCGCGCCTCTTCGCTCAGCCAGGATGTCGGCACGCTATCGGGCGGGAACCAGCAGAAGATCGTCATCGCCAAATGGCTAGCGACCGCGCCCAAGGTGATCATCCTCGACGAACCGACCAAGGGCATCGACATCGGCTCCAAGGCCGCGGTGCACGGCTTCATGGCCGAGCTCGTCGCGCAGGGCCTGTCGGTGATCATGGTGTCTTCCGAACTGCCTGAAATCCTCGGCATGTCGGACCGGGTCGTGGTCATGCGCGAGGGCCGCATCGCATCGGTCTACGACAACAAGGGGCTTGACGCCGAGACGCTGGTCAAGACGGCAGCGGGGATTGCGGCATGAAGTCTTTTCTCAAATATCGCGAGGTCTGGCTGCTGGCGGCAATAGTGGTGCTGATCGGGCTGATCTCGACGCGCTTTCCAGGCTTTGCCGACCCGACCAATCTGCGCCAGGTGTTCAACGACACCTCTATCCTGATGATCCTGGCGCTGGGTCAGATGGTGGTGATCCTGACCCGCTCAATCGACCTGTCGATGGCCTCGAACCTGTGCTTCACCGGCATGGTGGTGGCGATGCTGAACGCCGCGCATCCGGCGATCCCGATCCCGTTCTTGATTGCGATTGCCCTACTTGTCGGGCTGGTGCTCGGCGCGATCAATGGCTTCCTGGTATGGAAGCTGAACATCCCTTCGATTGTGGTGACGCTCGGCACACTGACCATCTATCGCGGCGCCACCTTCGTTATATCAGGCGGCGCCTGGGTCAATGCCGACCAGATGAGCCCGGAATTCATCGGCCTGCAGCGCGCGGCGTTCTTGGGTATTCCGGTGCTGTCGTGGATCGCCATCCTGGTCATTGCCCTGTTCTTCCTCTTGATGACGCGCACCGCGCTCGGCCGCTCGATCTATGCCATCGGCGTCAACCCGACGGCCTCCGTCTACGCCGGCATCGATGTCGGCCGCACGAAATTCATCGTCTTCTGCATCTCGGGGATGATCGGTGGTCTCTGCGGCTACCTCTGGATCTCGCGTTACGTCATCGCGTCGGTCGAGGTCGCCAATGGCTATGAGCTCAACATCATCGCCGCCTGCGTCATCGGCGGCATCTCGATTGCCGGCGGCATCGGCTCGGTCGGCGGCGCCGTGCTCGGTGCGCTGTTCCTCGGCATCATCTCCAACGCCCTGCCGGTCATCAATATCTCGCCCTTCTGGCAGATGGCGATTTCGGGCAGTGCCATCATCCTGGCCGTGGTGCTCAACGCGCGTGGCGAACGCCGGCAGGGCCGCATCATCCTCAGAAAGGCGGAAGCGGCATGACCGATACCTCTGCCCCGCGCCACATCCCCAACCGGCTCGACAAGCCGCTGCGTTCGGCAATCTTCTCCTGGGAGGCTCTGCTGATCGTGGTCGCGGTCGCCATCTTTGCCGTCAACAGCTTCGCCTCGCCCTATTTCCTCGACCCGTGGTCGCTGTCGGACCTGACCTTCAACTTCACCGAAAAGGCGCTGATTGCGCTGGCCATGGCGCTGCTGATCATTTCCGGCGAGATCGACCTGTCGGTCGCCGCCATTGTGGCACTCGCCTCGACCATGATGGGCATGGCCGTGCAGGCCGGCGCCGGCACGCCGGTGCTGGTGGTGATCGGCATTGTGGTCGGGCTCGGCTGCGGCGCCTTCAACGGATTGCTCGTCACAAGGCTCGGACTCCCCTCAATCGTCGTCACCATCGGCACGATGAGCCTGTTTCGCGGCATTGCCTTCATCATCCTCGGCGACCAGGCCTACAAGGGCTACCCGCCGAGCTTTGCCTTCTTCGGCCAGGGCTATGTCTGGTGGGTGGTGTCGTTTGAACTGGTGCTCTTCCTCGTTGCGGCTGTTATCTACTGGTTCCTCCTGCACCGGACGAGTTTCGGCCGCCGCGTCTTTGCCATCGGCAACAACCCGGTCGCCGCACAGTTTTCCGGCGTGCGCGTCGGCCGTATCAAATTCATCCTGTTTTGCCTGACCGGGCTGATGGCGGGTATTGCCTCGGTGCTGATCACCTCGCGGCTCGGCTCGACGCGGCCGTCGATCGCGCAAGGCTACGAATTGGAGGTCATCACCATGGTGGTGCTCGGCGGCGTCAGCATCCTCGGCGGTGCCGGCAGCATCGCGGGTGTCGTGCTGGCCGCCTTCATCATGGGTCTGGTGACCTTCGGCCTTGGCCTGCTCAACGTGCCCGGCATCGTCATGTCGATCTTCATCGGCCTGCTGCTGATCGTCGTCATCGCGCTGCCGATCGTCTGGCGGCGGCTGCGCCCGGAGCGCTTCGCCTGATGGCTGAGAAATCCGCGTTCAAGATGAAGCTCAAGCCGGGCATGAAGGCCGAGTACAAGAAGCGCCACGACGAGATCTGGCCGTCGCTTGTCGCGCTGCTCAAGCAGGCCGGCGTTTCCGATTATTCGATCCATCTCGACGAGGAGACCAACACCTTGTTCGGTGTGCTGTGGCGGCGAGACGATCACGGCATGGCCGACCTGCCGAAGCATCCGGTGATGCAGCGCTGGTGGGCACACATGGCCGACATCATGGAGACCAGGCCGGACAATGAGCCGGTGGCAGTGCCGCTGGAAACCGTGTTCCATATGGAATGACGATGCGTCGCCATATCGCCGTCATC containing:
- a CDS encoding sugar ABC transporter ATP-binding protein translates to MDTTAQHDLAKERPLPSGPRLTLAGISKSFPGVRALHDVSLSLYPGQVTALIGENGAGKSTLVKIMTGIYQPDAGTISIDGQTVTLPSAHAAFGHGITAIHQETVLFDDLTVAENIFLGHAPRTRLRTIDWRTMRKNAMEVLGTMGASHIDADARLKDLGIANKHLVAVARAMSIDAQIVIMDEPTAALSLKEIEELFLLIEFLKSEGKAILFISHKFDEIYRIADRYTVFRDGEMIGEGLIKDAGQSQIVRMMVGRSVDHIFPQRKAEIGAPVLAVSGLSHPTEFDDIGFELHRREILGFYGLVGAGRSEVMQAIAGITRTRSGTITLEGKAITPKSAADSIDAGIVYVPEERGKQGVVIGLPIFQNVSLPSLKRTSKSGMLRLAEEFALARSYTERLDLRASSLSQDVGTLSGGNQQKIVIAKWLATAPKVIILDEPTKGIDIGSKAAVHGFMAELVAQGLSVIMVSSELPEILGMSDRVVVMREGRIASVYDNKGLDAETLVKTAAGIAA
- the rhaS gene encoding rhamnose ABC transporter substrate-binding protein, with protein sequence MSFLKKLMVTAAFSAAMFVNAAYAENVKIALVVKSLGNGFFDAANKGAEEAAKELGDVDIIYTGPTKATAEAQIEVVNSLIAQKVNAIAISANDADALVPALKKAMERGITVISWDSGVAPEGRQLHLNPSDTGLIGETIIKLAADYLPEGGEVAILSASSTATNQNAWIDAAKKILPEKFPKIKLVATVYGDDDSAKSTDEAKGLLKSYPNLKAIIAPTTVGVVAAAQVVTDEGLIGKVNVTGLALPSEFKKFIDNGSSQAVALWNPIDLGYSAVYLAHDLAVKKEEAKPGATLSIGRVGKVTLDDTNSAAMAPPFQFDKSNIEKFSKIY
- a CDS encoding ABC transporter permease, whose amino-acid sequence is MTDTSAPRHIPNRLDKPLRSAIFSWEALLIVVAVAIFAVNSFASPYFLDPWSLSDLTFNFTEKALIALAMALLIISGEIDLSVAAIVALASTMMGMAVQAGAGTPVLVVIGIVVGLGCGAFNGLLVTRLGLPSIVVTIGTMSLFRGIAFIILGDQAYKGYPPSFAFFGQGYVWWVVSFELVLFLVAAVIYWFLLHRTSFGRRVFAIGNNPVAAQFSGVRVGRIKFILFCLTGLMAGIASVLITSRLGSTRPSIAQGYELEVITMVVLGGVSILGGAGSIAGVVLAAFIMGLVTFGLGLLNVPGIVMSIFIGLLLIVVIALPIVWRRLRPERFA
- the rhaM gene encoding L-rhamnose mutarotase, whose translation is MAEKSAFKMKLKPGMKAEYKKRHDEIWPSLVALLKQAGVSDYSIHLDEETNTLFGVLWRRDDHGMADLPKHPVMQRWWAHMADIMETRPDNEPVAVPLETVFHME
- a CDS encoding ABC transporter permease; this translates as MKSFLKYREVWLLAAIVVLIGLISTRFPGFADPTNLRQVFNDTSILMILALGQMVVILTRSIDLSMASNLCFTGMVVAMLNAAHPAIPIPFLIAIALLVGLVLGAINGFLVWKLNIPSIVVTLGTLTIYRGATFVISGGAWVNADQMSPEFIGLQRAAFLGIPVLSWIAILVIALFFLLMTRTALGRSIYAIGVNPTASVYAGIDVGRTKFIVFCISGMIGGLCGYLWISRYVIASVEVANGYELNIIAACVIGGISIAGGIGSVGGAVLGALFLGIISNALPVINISPFWQMAISGSAIILAVVLNARGERRQGRIILRKAEAA